The following DNA comes from Brassica oleracea var. oleracea cultivar TO1000 chromosome C5, BOL, whole genome shotgun sequence.
GTGGATCAACACCGACCCCATGCGCAAACTCACGACGCGTGTCGACCAAGCAAACCGATCCAACCCTATCTGGAACAAGAAGTTCGTCTTCCGCGTCGACGACAAGATCCTCGACGTCGACGCGTCGTCGATAGTCATCGAGATCTACGCGGCGGCTTGGGCCAAAGACGCGCTCGTCGGGACCGTGAACGTTCTTCTCAGCGACCTCTTCGCTCCTTGGTCCGGCTTCGGGGACGGCGACGGCGGCGGCGGCGGGAACAACAACATGAGGCTCGTGACGCTTCAGATACGCCGTCCGTCCGGGAGGCTTCAAGGCTTTTTGCGTCTAGGCGTTGCGCTTCTCGACGGCGGTCAGAGGAGCATGCCGTTGTCGGTCGAGGTTTTCGATGGAAGCCGGAGAGATAGTAAGAGAGGTGATGCGAAGATGATGCATCGTCGTACGAATAGCGATCAGACGGATTTATCTACGTCGACTAATGACTACGGAGTGAAGACAGGGGTTGTTACTGGAGGAGGTGGTAGTGGTGGAGGTGGTGGTGTTGATAGTATGGTGAATGGTTCGCTTTGTAGCTCTGATATAGGACCGTCCGCGTCTGTGGTTGCGGCCGCGATTGCTCAGGGGCTTTACAACAGACAGAAAACAACGGTTAAAGCGGTTGCGGGGAAGGAGGACGCGAGTTCGATACTCGAAGGGAAGACGGAAGGGATTGAGCATAGAGTTGAGAGGTGGAGAGCGGAGAAAAGCGCGGGTAGGGCGGTTGAAGCGGCTGGATCGAGCGATGATTCTAGCGGGAAAGGAGGAGGAGGGAGGAGGCAGAGGAGGAGGAGGAGGCGGAGGAAGGAGAAGCAACGGAGGAGAAACGGCGAAGGTAAAAAAGGGTTGTTCTCGTGTTTTGGAAACGTGTTTGGATGTGAGATTTCGATTACTTGCGGCGGTGGGAGCGGCGGAGGAGAAGGAGACAGCACGAAGAAGAAGTATAATAACAATAAAGTAGTGAATCTTAGTGCTGTAGACGAAACGTTTAGTCATTCTGCGACTTGAGAACACAAAAAAAAAAAGTGTTGTGTATAATTTTCTTTTCCTTTTGGCGGTGTAACACGTTTGATTTGAAAATTTAAAAGGTAATGAGTTGAAAACGTATTGAATAAAACTTCCTTCACATTCCCCTATTGATTTAACTTTGCCACAGCTTCGTAGAAGAGAATCTCTGGCCGAACCTTCATTTTCTCACAGAATCTGACCACATTCTTCCAGCCACCAACAGCCTGTTGCATCATCATCACCAGTTCACCACTGTACATTCCCTCTTTTATCGTTTTCGAGGCAAAAGCGGTGAAGAAATCTCGTAATGCATAAGGAACTTGTCCTTCCTGGTTGTCAGCAAATTCATCCCGATTGAGCACCAAATACTCTTTAAGAACCTTGATTTTACAAAGGGCCTGCAGAAGCAGAAAGAAGAATAAGGAAGTGAAGAGAAGAAACAAAATTTAGAATGTCATGTTTAGAGCTAAATTGTTGGTGCCTGCTTTACCTTCAGTGTCATGTCAAGAGCTAAATTGCATCTGGTTGCAGCTGCAACATGTGGTGACTCCATATGTTTCGACAGTAAATCTTCTCCAGGCATATTTTGCAAATCTAGAAGATGACAAATTCAAGAAACAAAAAAAAAATTATACATCTCAAAACAATGTAGTTTAGAAGATTCGTCAATTGAGAAGCTTTGACTACAACCAGGGTCACCTTTAGCAGTTTCCTTTTGATTGTCAGTGTTGGCTGCAATATTCAGGGTATCTTCTGGTTCCACACAGTCTTCTTCCACGGGGTTTAGTGGTGGAGAAGATTCACTAAACATTGGTAAGAAACACGTTGTACTCAGCGAAAACCTTCAAACAATTTATCAACTTGCGAAACCTAATTTTTCATCTAGAGAAGAGGCACTTACGGTTTGACATTCTGCTCGATATCAGTAGACGTGCTGGTTGAAGTTTTCTGTTACGCCATAAAGACCACTTTCATTCTTACAACTGAGTAACCGAAAAAGTCAGACGCAAATAACATAATATAGATCTTCCACAACCTTGATGACTCCACGTTTCTTGTTCTTTGACCCTGATTTCTTCTCCTTCTCTTGTTTTTCACTGGATAAAAGATCTGCTTCTGCTGCAGCTACCTTGGCTAAGGCGTCCATTTTAACAATTTCATTTAACTCGTCCTGGAAGAAGAGGCATAAACCACAATATAAGGTACATACAAAGAAAAAGTCAGAGCGAAGATGAAAACTCTTTCTATAAAACCAAAGTTTCAAACCACCAACCCGCATGAACCGTTTGAGCAGGTTACGGATATACGACCGGTAGTCAAAAGCAGAAAGCCTGGTGAGCTCGTTTAGCAAACTAATCCTTGACTTTTCAACTAGTAAAATCTTTGAATCGGCTAGTAGTACCTGCAAGTCAATAGATAGCGTTACGATAACAATTTACTTATGTTATTCTATCGTTAATTAAAACTCAGATCAGGGACAAACCTTGTCGGTGACCACAGATTTCAGATGGTCTATGGACTCTAACACCGTACCATCACTGAGATCTTTAAGCCCATGTATAAGATCTAGGGAAGCTTCTAGATCGTCGAAATCAAATGTGGGATCTGGTGCTCTCTCGAGAACATCCCGTACTGCAAACACGAAATGTCTTCCGTTGGGAGGATCTCCATTGTCTGTTTTTAACTCTTCACACCTGTCACCTAGAAGAGATGCATATGCGACGTTCGCTTCACCTTCCGGAGCAATCCTTCTCCTTTCATCTTCGCTCGTACACAAGTTTTTGGCGTCAGTAAGAACTTTATCATAACACAAGTTCTCGAACTTCCTTCCATATTTGGTTCCCCAATCCCTACAGGTGTAGTGAATGGCTCTCAGAATAGCCACCCATATATCAAGATTGTGTGCCCTGGCAGACCTGGGAAATTCAAAGCTCCCATCTATCAAAAGATAGTCAAGTAACCAGGTTATGATATCGTCGCCCTGAGGTTGTGTCTTGGCGTAGTAGTCATGCTTACAAACATCTATTGCCCCTTCATCATCGAATGGATCAATCTTGCCTCTCAGCAGTCTTTTATCCAGAAGCATAAAAGAAAACCGTTCGTCAAACTCGATCTTTTCTTTAACTCCAGTACGACCACATAATCTCTCCACTGCTCTGCAAACCAGATCTGTACCATCATCCCTTTCAAACTTGATGAGTTTGAGAAGGTCTCGAATTCGTTTGAGTTCATGGCAGTCCCAAAAGCAGATACGCTGAGGTGTTCCCACTAGGCCACACTCGGTTATAAGAGACTCGGTAACTTCAAATCGTGCAAGAATCGGAAGCTCCATCATCCATTCTAGAGTGGTAAAACTAAGAACCTTACTCTCCCAAAGTAACACAAGAAGATATTGGATTTGCTTGAGTAAATTAGTTCGCTCTTCATCTTCAGCTAAAGGCCAGTCCTTAGACCATCCTTTCTCATATACAAACTCCTTCACAGACTCGAGCCGAGTCTTGATCATTTCAGCAGCAGCTACTGCATCCACTGGTTCCCAACCTCCAACCAACATCATATCAGCCCACGCTTCATTTACCATCTGAGGCATATTCTTTGCCGTAGCACGTTTAAATTTTGCACCATGTTCTTGCTCAAGATGATTCCTGAACTTCTTCACATAAAAGAATTTCTGTGAGCAAGTTCGACACATCCAGAATCTCCATTTCTTGTTTGTCCTTGTAGAATCCAGAACTTCCTCCAAAGCCTTTTTCCCCTCTTCGCCATATAATCTCTCAACATAACCTCTAAGCTTCGAAACGCTTACTTTCATAAAGTTTTTTTTAGCCTCAACACTCATACTCGCCCAATGCGACCTCAATCTTTTACCTTCAGCGTCACTCCTGATCATGCCTCGAGCTTCTTTCGACTCCTCAAGTGCTGGCACAGAGATTTTTCCAGTACAACCCTGGAGGATCTTTAACTCTGCCTCGTTGCTTATATTGGTAAGTGTACGTTGTGTTTCTAGATCGGCCGAGTCCAATTCACCACAAGATTCCAAAAGAGATAATCTTAGTTCTGCGTCTTTCTCAGCCTTCTTGTAATACAACTCCGAATCAAGCTGTTTGGCCATCTCGAACAATGCACATGCAGAGAAGGCGTGCAGCCCAAAATCATCAGTAAAAGGTTCCACACAACCCAGCAAAAACGCGAACGTCACGTCACTCTTCTTTGCTCTCTTCGCTAGATGATACAAGATGGAGCCTTGAAGGAGATGGAACATTCCTGGGACGTCTTCTTTCCCACGCTTTGAAAACGCATCTTCGATTACCTCCAAGGCCTTGATGTGGTTTCCTTGAGCGAAGTGGTCTTGTGCGATCTTCTCGAGCCGAGCATCCTCCTCAGCGGTTTCGAAGAAGGAAGGATCCATGGTGGAAGAAGAAGAGAGTAGCGGAAACGATTCTCTCTCTCTCTCTCTCTCTCAGGGCTTCTTGCGATTCTTAGGGTTTTTTTTTTGTTGCTTCAGGTAGAAGGTAACTTTCTTTGCGAGGGAAAAAAAACAATATAACAGCAAAAGGTTGAACCTTTTCTTTCCTTATCATCACGTGAGACCCACGTGACAATAGAGACGATCCACGTGGCGTCTTTTGGAACTACTTTTTTCTCGATATATTATCCATTGAGGACTTCTGTCGAGCAGCTTGTGTGCATTCCCCGTTTCGAGTGAAATCACAAAACTACGTCGGTTTAGCTGCATCTTCCCGAAATAAACAATGAACAAAAAAGTCCAAATGTTGTGTAAATCAACGAAACATGGAGTGAATCGAGGAAGTAGAAAAGTCTGAGTTTGATTTTTGTATTTTCCGGAATAAAAGAGTGCGACTGTGTGAGTAAATCAACGTAGAAAGAAGAAGATGATCGGTTTAGTATCTTATACCAGAAACCAGAAGACCTTAACCGTTTTTACCGCTGGTTTATAGTTCTAATTAAGTTGGTACGGTAGTCGGTTTTGATAATCCGGTTAAGTACTGTGTTACATTAAACCAGAACCGGTCTTCTCTCTATCTACTTCTTCTGATAAACCTCTTCACTGCCTTCACTCTCGTCGTCAGTAGCAAGCAGTTCAAATCAAATCCGGCGACGAGCAGGAGGATTCATCAATCAATGTCTTCATTCTATAGTTGAAATCTCACTTCGATGGATTTCATTTCCGCTTCTTCTTCCCCCGTTTTCACACGGTTGTCTCCGCTTTCCCTCAGCCCAGGTCTAGTATCGTTGAATCTCAGGTATCGGGTCAAAAACCGGGTATTCGGGTCTAGAGAATCCAACAAATCTAGGAGAATCGTGGCCGTTAGAGGCTGTTTAGGTTTCCCGAGCTCGAACCAGTCTGAAGCTCACGTGAGATCACGTGAGCTTGTGTATAGCGCAAAGACGAAAGAGAGCGTGATACAGTTTGTATCCAAGCCGTTAGTTTACGCTTTGTTCTGTATTGCAATCGGGTTTTCACCGGTTCACTCGTTTCAAGCTCCGGCTTTAGCTCTGCCCTTTATTAGCGATGTGATACGGAAGAGAAAGAAAGAGACTTTGATTGAGAAAGAGGTTGTTTTGAAGTCAATTGATCATGAGTTCTCTGGTTACACTCAGAGACTGTTGGAGATGGTTTCGGTTCTTCTCAAGAGCGTTGAGAAGGTGAGAAAGGAGGACGGAGATGCTGCAGAGGTGGGAGCGGCTTTGGATGCGGTGAAGGAGGAGAAGGAGAAGCTTGAGAAAGAGATAATGAGTGGGTTGTATAGTGATTTGGGTCGGTTTAGGAAAGAGAGAGAAATGTTGATGGAACGAGCAGATGGGATTGTGGAAGAGGTTCTGAGGTTGAAGAAAGAGAGTGAAAGGATGTTGGGGAAAGGGAATAAGGAGAAAGCGGAGAGAT
Coding sequences within:
- the LOC106294111 gene encoding uncharacterized protein LOC106294111; the encoded protein is MVRLKFACPVLEINLISAQDLAPISKNMKTYSVAWINTDPMRKLTTRVDQANRSNPIWNKKFVFRVDDKILDVDASSIVIEIYAAAWAKDALVGTVNVLLSDLFAPWSGFGDGDGGGGGNNNMRLVTLQIRRPSGRLQGFLRLGVALLDGGQRSMPLSVEVFDGSRRDSKRGDAKMMHRRTNSDQTDLSTSTNDYGVKTGVVTGGGGSGGGGGVDSMVNGSLCSSDIGPSASVVAAAIAQGLYNRQKTTVKAVAGKEDASSILEGKTEGIEHRVERWRAEKSAGRAVEAAGSSDDSSGKGGGGRRQRRRRRRRKEKQRRRNGEGKKGLFSCFGNVFGCEISITCGGGSGGGEGDSTKKKYNNNKVVNLSAVDETFSHSAT
- the LOC106292966 gene encoding uncharacterized protein LOC106292966; translated protein: MDPSFFETAEEDARLEKIAQDHFAQGNHIKALEVIEDAFSKRGKEDVPGMFHLLQGSILYHLAKRAKKSDVTFAFLLGCVEPFTDDFGLHAFSACALFEMAKQLDSELYYKKAEKDAELRLSLLESCGELDSADLETQRTLTNISNEAELKILQGCTGKISVPALEESKEARGMIRSDAEGKRLRSHWASMSVEAKKNFMKVSVSKLRGYVERLYGEEGKKALEEVLDSTRTNKKWRFWMCRTCSQKFFYVKKFRNHLEQEHGAKFKRATAKNMPQMVNEAWADMMLVGGWEPVDAVAAAEMIKTRLESVKEFVYEKGWSKDWPLAEDEERTNLLKQIQYLLVLLWESKVLSFTTLEWMMELPILARFEVTESLITECGLVGTPQRICFWDCHELKRIRDLLKLIKFERDDGTDLVCRAVERLCGRTGVKEKIEFDERFSFMLLDKRLLRGKIDPFDDEGAIDVCKHDYYAKTQPQGDDIITWLLDYLLIDGSFEFPRSARAHNLDIWVAILRAIHYTCRDWGTKYGRKFENLCYDKVLTDAKNLCTSEDERRRIAPEGEANVAYASLLGDRCEELKTDNGDPPNGRHFVFAVRDVLERAPDPTFDFDDLEASLDLIHGLKDLSDGTVLESIDHLKSVVTDKVLLADSKILLVEKSRISLLNELTRLSAFDYRSYIRNLLKRFMRDELNEIVKMDALAKVAAAEADLLSSEKQEKEKKSGSKNKKRGVIKKTSTSTSTDIEQNVKPESSPPLNPVEEDCVEPEDTLNIAANTDNQKETAKDLQNMPGEDLLSKHMESPHVAAATRCNLALDMTLKALCKIKVLKEYLVLNRDEFADNQEGQVPYALRDFFTAFASKTIKEGMYSGELVMMMQQAVGGWKNVVRFCEKMKVRPEILFYEAVAKLNQ